One window of Doryrhamphus excisus isolate RoL2022-K1 chromosome 13, RoL_Dexc_1.0, whole genome shotgun sequence genomic DNA carries:
- the LOC131140230 gene encoding alcohol dehydrogenase 1-like has protein sequence MATAGKVIKCKAAVAWEPKKPLVIEEIEVEPPQANEVRVKIVATGLCRTDLFYLYETDNMELFPMVLGHEGAGIVESVGPGVTEFQPGDKVIPLIISQCRECRFCKSPKTNQCEKAWDIVPHNVNRAPASKLNCKGKKLLQFMGISTFSEYSVVNQIALAKIHPDAPLDKVCLLGCGICTGFGAAVNDAKVEPGSTCAVFGLGAVGLAAIMGCKYSGAKRIIAVDINAAKFDKAKEFGATDFVNPKDHSKTISRVLAEMTNGGVDYSIECVGNVELMRHALESCLQGWGVSVIVGWTDKYDVSVRPGELIAGRTWKGSVFGGFKGKDGVAEMVRAYLDKKVKIDEFITHKMPLDHINEAITLLQEGKSIRTVLSARPH, from the exons gTGATCAAGTGCAAGGCAGCAGTGGCCTGGGAGCCAAAAAAGCCTCTGGTGATTGAGGAGATTGAGGTGGAACCACCGCAAGCTAACGAGGTCCGCGTCAAG ATTGTGGCGACCGGTCTCTGCCGCACCGACCTCTTCTACCTGTATGAGACCGACAATATGGAGCTCTTCCCGATGGTCCTTGGCCATGAAGGAGCAGGCATTGTGGAGAGCGTTGGTCCCGGAGTCACCGAATTTCAACcag GTGACAAGGTGATCCCCCTCATCATCTCCCAGTGCAGAGAGTGTCGCTTCTGTAAGAGTCCAAAGACCAACCAGTGTGAGAAAGCATG GGATATTGTTCCTCACAATGTGAATCGAGCTCCTGCCTCCAAACTAAACTGCAAAGGAAAGAAGTTGCTGCAGTTTATGGGAATCAGTACCTTCTCGGAGTACAGCGTGGTCAATCAGATCGCTCTCGCCAAGATTCACCCTGACGCCCCTTTGGATAAAGTCTGTCTCCTCGGCTGCGGGATTTGCACGGGATTTGGAGCTGCAGTCAATGATGCTAAG GTAGAACCGGGTTCTACGTGTGCCGTGTTTGGCCTGGGTGCCGTGGGCTTGGCCGCCATTATGGGTTGTAAATATTCCGGTGCCAAGAGGATCATCGCGGTTGACATCAATGCGGCCAAGTTTGACAAGGCCAAGGAGTTTGGAGCCACTGACTTTGTCAACCCGAAGGATCACAGCAAAACCATCAGTCGAGTACTGGCTGAGATGACCAACGGTGGAGTCGACTACTCCATAGAGTGTGTTGGGAATGTGGAACTCATG CGCCACGCGTTGGAGTCCTGTTTGCAAGGCTGGGGCGTGAGCGTGATTGTGGGTTGGACCGACAAATACGATGTTTCTGTTCGTCCCGGTGAGCTCATTGCGGGGCGCACGTGGAAAGGCTCCGTGTTTGGAG GTTTTAAGGGTAAGGATGGTGTGGCTGAGATGGTTAGAGCCTACCTGGATAAGAAGGTGAAGATCGATGAGTTCATAACTCATAAGATGCCTTTGGACCACATCAATGAAGCTATCACATTGCTGCAGGAAGGCAAAAG CATCCGAACGGTCTTGAGTGCTCGTCCACATTAA
- the LOC131140321 gene encoding methionine aminopeptidase 1, with amino-acid sequence MASTEERRECETEGCNKDAKLQCPTCIKLGIQGSYFCSQECFKGSWVSHKLLHKKAKDDKNQNATKNCVEKDISTDPWPGYRYTGKLRPHYPLTPLRPVPSDIQRPDYADHPRGMSESEQFLKGTSQIKILSPDDIESMRVVCKLAREVLDIAALMVKAGVTTEEIDHAVHLACTARNCYPSPLNYYNFPKSCCTSVNEVICHGIPDRRPLQDGDILNVDITVYHNGFHGDLNETFYVGDVDEGSKKLVHTTYECLMQAIDSVKPGVRYRELGNIIQKHAQASGFSVVRSYCGHGIHRLFHTAPNVPHYAKNKAVGVMKPGHVFTIEPMICEGGWQDDTWPDGWTAVTRDGKRSAQFEHTLLVTDTGCEILTRRLEDNGQAHFLSQV; translated from the exons GAATGTTTCAAAGGCAGCTGGGTGTCTCACAAGTTGCTGCACAAAAAAGCAA aggACGACAAGAACCAAAATGCAACTAAGAACTGTGTGGAGAAAGACATCAGCACCGACCCATGGCCCGGCTACCGTTACACGGGAAAACTTCGTCCTCACTACCCACTT ACACCTTTGCGGCCTGTACCCAGTGACATCCAAAGACCCGACTATGCAGATCATCCCAGAG ggatgTCTGAATCCGAGCAGTTTCTGAAAGGAACATCGCAAATCAAGATCCTCTCTCCCGACGACATCGAAAGCATGAGAGTGGTGTGCAAG CTGGCGAGGGAAGTCCTTGACATTGCGGCTCTCATGGTGAAAGCGGGTGTTACGACAGAAGAAATCGACCACGCGGTACATCTG GCTTGCACGGCAAGGAACTGCTACCCTTCTCCTCTAAACTACTACAACTTTCCCAAATCCTGCTGCACGTCTGTCAATGAAGTTATCTGCCATGGAATCCCGGACAGGAGACCGCTACAAGATGGAGATATCCTTAATG TGGACATCACGGTCTACCACAACGGATTCCACGGCGACCTCAACGAGACCTTCTATGTCGGAGACGTGGACGAAGGATCAAAGAAACTGGTTCACACTACATACGAATGCCTTATGCAAGCTATTGATTCTg tgAAGCCCGGCGTCCGCTACAGAGAGCTTGGTAACATCATCCAGAAGCACGCCCAGGCCAGCGGGTTCTCGGTGGTGCGGAGCTACTGCGGCCACGGCATCCACAGGCTTTTTCACACAGCGCCCAACGTGCCACATTATGCCA AAAACAAAGCCGTCGGTGTGATGAAACCGGGTCACGTGTTCACCATCGAACCAATGATTTGTGAAG GTGGCTGGCAGGATGACACGTGGCCCGACGGCTGGACGGCGGTGACCAGAGACGGGAAGCGCTCAGCCCAGTTTGAACACACGCTGCTGGTGACGGACACGGGCTGCGAGATCCTCACCCGCCGCCTGGAGGACAACGGTCAAGCTCATTTTCTGAGCCAAGTGTAA